From Candidatus Lokiarchaeota archaeon:
CAGCAATAGCAGAAAGGTTCCAAATAGTAAAACTCGTGATGGCCTATGCAAAGGTGATGGCATCTCCTACTCCTTTTCAAATGTCAAAGGTCAAGATTGTAGCCGAATCATTAGTAATAAGTATTATCGGGACCTAAACTCAACAATAGGCCATTTGCACAAGTATATATGGACACAGGAGACGAGGTTGTTATACAGAGCAGCATTGTGTTAGGTCTAGATTCGGTATAGGATGTTAGTAACATTTTTTCTGATTCTGATCATCTCAATGAGAGTTGACTCAATGCTGAAAATTAACTCTGTACAATAGGCGAAACAACAATGGTAAAAGGTACAGTTAAGTGGTTCAATTCAAGGAAGAATTTTGGTTTTATTGAGCGAGAAGAAGGCGAAGACGTCTTCGTTCACGCTTCAGCAATCCAGAGCAATCGGTTTCTCTCAGAGGGAGACAGAGTTGTATTCGAGACTGAAGAGAGCCCAAGAGGACTACGAGCAGTTAATGTGGTTCTTGAAGATGAGGCAGATG
This genomic window contains:
- a CDS encoding cold-shock protein; protein product: MVKGTVKWFNSRKNFGFIEREEGEDVFVHASAIQSNRFLSEGDRVVFETEESPRGLRAVNVVLEDEADEV